A stretch of DNA from Salmo trutta chromosome 12, fSalTru1.1, whole genome shotgun sequence:
tccagcaacccccccccccctcataggacccccccccccaaaaaaatgtttagtGCCCAACACAACACATGCTCAATCCTAGTACCTGAAATCTTATGAATAGCAAACATTAAGGACTGTAACAACTGATAAAAACCCACAAAATTAGTGGATGTCTCTACAGTACCTTGTACAATCAACCACTTTCTGGCACATTGCTTGAAGAAAGTGTGCTTGTTCTCAAAGTCCAAAGTTAAATAAGTGGACCAAAGTGGGCAATGAGCTATGGATAGTGACATGGGTAGTGATGTTTCGGTTTCAGGGCATGGTTCTGTTCACTACCAGAAGAGAAGTCTGCAGGTATGTTGTTGGCATTGCTTCCCTGATAttaacatttattttggcatcGGTTGTGTTGTAAATAAGTTAAATGTTTCCCCTGAACTAACCGAGCAATAAACAAAGCAAAATCATAGGAAACAATGCCTAGGAACAGGTCATGCCCTAGACATGGTGTCAGGGCAGGCTGGCAAACGTGGAAGTAGGTTAGCTGATAGAACACACCAGACTGAATTAGACATTGAGAAAGTCTGACTTCTCTGTAACTGTGGTGagcggtgtgtctctctctcgctctctcactctctctctctcgattggtctgtctctctccatcggTATGTCTCTGTTACTAGGACAGACACACTACCGACAGCCAGCAGTCTGTATTGTATTCCCCGCCCTTGGCTCAGTCCCAACCCTCCCTCTGCTTCTATCTTCCCATCAGATGCCAAAGAGGAGAAGAAAAATGTCACAGGAGGCAAACAGGAAACTGTGAATGGCGACACCCCATGGAAAATAACTACCACAGGATATTACATGCCTCACAACAACCCGATGGCCAAATAGGTATCCTGCGTTGCCACTTCTGTCATTACACAGCGCAGGGAAAATCctcttaaagctagaatccttaattgaaacaataactgGTCACTaaaacgtcgttttagagaatttggcagtacgtcaaactggcctcacaactgcagaacacgtgtaaccacgccagcccaggacctccacatccggctacttcacctgcgggatcttctgagaccagccacctggacagctgatgaaactgaggagtatttctgtctgtaataaagcccttttgtgtggaaaaactaattctgattggctgggcctggctacACAGTGTGTGGGCCtgactcccaagtgggtgggcccatccccacccatggctgcgctcctgctctgtcatgtgaaatccacagattagggcctagtttatttatttcaagTGATGGCTTTccttaactgtaactcagtataaTACTTGAAAGTGTTGCATTttgcatttttgttcagtatagttttaaccatgttttgaggctatacagtgtttgtttacattactgacaaacattggagtaaaacaaatgtATATCTTGGgctctgatggggtacgacagttgaactaatctCATGAGGCATTTACACGTTTTTATTGCTTAAGAATCTATGGGCATACTGTTAATAATTAACTTCTAAgtctaaaaatgtatgtagcaactaaggaaTTTAGCTTTAAAGTCCATGGGAATCCCACGTCTTCCACCCTGTCTCTCAGGCTGCAGGAGCCTGCTGTCACCACTAGGAGACAGAGGAGCACCAGCCTGAAAATGGACTGAAGGAAAGCTGAACAGCTGATTTGGGGACCTTGTAGAAGGTTCAGATGGACTGTATTTAGCATAATATCCTATATTATTCTCAGCCATTGGGAAATTTGAGGAGAGGATAGACCGGATGTAGAACTTGGGACAACAaaattatttttacattgttagcCATTATAATTTTGTCCCTTTGGTGAAATGTAGCATGGCCATGTCTTCATGCTTCATAATTAAGAAGTTGCTCGGCACTACACTGTATCATTGAATATAATCCATCCTTACCTGAGACCTTGTGTGTGAGTTTTCTGTCAGTTGCTCATTTCCTGGTCCAGTAAAGACGCTCGGTGGTTTTGGGTGTTTGCTGGGTTTGACGAATGGTTCTGTCTGCCCTCTACTCTCTGCccatcacacgcacacacacacacgcactcttcTCTGTCTCAGAGAGAaatgaggaagacaggagaggCAATGTTTTTTCTCAAGCCCTCTGCcctccagtggaggctgctgaggggaggacggctcataataatggctggaacggaatcaaacacatgtttgatactattccatttactccattccatccattattatgagccttcctcctctcagcagcctccactgctgccaTCCCATCTAAAACCACTCTACCAGCCAGATCAACACAGCTATCACACCTCTACACCTCAACAGGCTGTGTCGCACTGGTTGCATTGGCATCgtaggcgtgtgtgtgtatagcgtGTGTTTGTGTAGAGTGTATGTCTCGGTGATGGTCACAGGGTCCACTGCCTGACGCTGCGTGACATCATTCCTGTTAGACGGGCGGAGATCGAGGCGCGGTTATTAACCCGGCTCGGGCAGTTAACGGGGCTCAGTTGGACGGGGCACGAAACCGGTGCGTCTTTGTGAAAGAAAAAGTAACATCAAACTGGATACGCAAGAGATGCTCATTATTCAACCACTATTGAAGGAACAATGAAGTTGATTGAGAAATAAGTGCGTCTTTATTGTTATCGGTGCGTCATTGATAGAAAGTGTTGGTCGAGTTGCGCATAATCAAAGACCGGGAAAAAAGAGAGGAATAATTCAGTATAATGGGGATAAATATGATTACATTATCATCATGTAATCAGTAAGGTGTTGTCATGACACTTTTTATTCCAGTCTTTCACAGCGCTCAGAGGAACTATAAAGCATAGCCCTATACCCTATATCAAACAATCGAAAGATCAAGgaatatgtttttttctctctccctacaATTGAATTAACTGATCTAATGTTTGTGGCTGAGGTCTTCTCGGACCCATCCCTTATCTTTTGACGATGACGGCTCAGTGCGGGTCTCGTTTCGGCACCTAGTCCTTTTGGACAGATGGAAGCTGAGGAGCGCAGATTGTTGGGTGACTTTTTACATCTTCAAACTGTCTCTAATGCGTGATATGGTTACACTACGAATGTGAATGAATAGCAACTTTTTAAAAGGCATTTCATCAGCCCAAGTATCATTCCATGCGTCTCTGCGTCCTGGTGCGCTTCATTGCGCTGGTGAGATTCGGGGAGTGTTCCGATTTCATGGTAGGCTATAATTAAGGACGTTTTACTTCAGTGAATTTAATTTAAATAGAACACGGTCTATGGATTGCCTGAAGGACTTTTACTGCTTCAAGCACTACGTTTGGATGACACATTTTTTCTAGCGCTTGTTCAAGCAATTTAATAATTTTCCCCAGAAGAATAACTATCCAAGcaacagcggtgtgtgtgtgttagttaatAGATACTTAGTCATTTCATTGACTGATTGAATGAGATTAATGAagtaattatttatttgaatatCCAATAAAGATTTAGTGGATACATTCGCACCTGGATGTTGAAAGAGACATGAAAGAGAAAGTGCGTGACTGGAGGAGCAAAATTATATTTTCACACTGGCAAAGTTGTTAGTCTCGGTGATGCCCTAGGCAAAGCGGTAcaatcttttttctctctctcattttaatTCAATCATCTAGTGCGTAAAGTTCTAAGTGGACGCCTCTTGAGCCCAACAGCCATGTCTCTGTTTCTGCGTCAGAGCCCCTCCATTTGCTGCACTCTCACTGGACAACAAGTCTTCCTCAAGGGATTAAGCTAGCAGATAACAGAAACCTATCTGTTCTTTCGCCTTCACTCACTCTAAACAGAATTCACTGTCCCTGTGAGTTTCTGAGTTTTCTCCAAAATTCTAGCTTCAGCTGGCATCGCCATGGCCATGACCCCAGATATTACATGCCTGTCAGGGCCAGGGGTGAACCTGAACATCAGCTTCACCTCCGGCCCCACCCCCTGCAACCAGACAGTACTGCGAACCCCACCCTATTCCCCAGAGGCCACTGCGTTGTTTGCCACCGCGATCACCCTCATGATGATCCTCACCATCGTGGGCAACATCCTGGTCATCATCGCCGTACTGACCTCGCGCTCGCTCCGCGGCCCACAGAACCTCTTCCTGGTCTCGCTGGCCGCAGCCGACATCCTGGTGGCTACCCTCATCATCCCCTTCTCGCTGGCCAATGAGCTTCAGGGATACTGGGCGTTCCGTTCACTGTGGTGTGAGATCTACCTGGCGTTGGACGTCCTCTTCTGCACGTCCTCCATCGCTCACCTCTGTGCCATCTCTTTGGACCGCTACCTGTCCATCTCCCGGCCCGTGTCCTATGGCGCCCAACGGACCCCCGCACGCATCAAGGCAGCCATCGTGGTGGTCTGGCTTCTCTCGGCCGccatctccttccctcccctcctctccctggataagagtgagggaggggtggaggtgtgTGAGCTGAACAACGAGCGTTGGTATATTCTCTACTCCACAATCGGCTCATTCTTCGCCCCGTGTCTCATCATGATCGGGGTTTACATCAGGATCTACCAGATCGCCAAGCAACACACAAGATGTCCGCCAGGGGAAAAACCCAACCCTAACAAAACACCCGACAACGCGTCTAGCAACACAACAGCCCACGCACCTGGACCTGTCATTACCCCCCAGCCCAAGCCTCTCAGCCAACTACAGCACAACAGAGGGGACGGAGGGAAAGCAGACGGACAATCCAAGGATGCCGTACCTTTGAAgagtctccctgtctcctccccctcgTCTCCTCCTCACCAGAGCGAGACCCAGGCCAAGACCCCTACCGGTCCACAGATTGAACCACAACTCCAGACCCAGCCTTCTTCACCAACCCCTCTCCCCACCTCACCCCAGCCTCCCTCACCCACCATAGCTCTCTCCCCCACACTGCCCCTTGCAGACAGCCAACCTGAGGAGACCCacagacagggtgagagacaggaggagagacagcgAAACACCACCAATGATGACAGCTTCAGTTCTGGCTCCGAGGCTGAggcagagatgagtggaaaaggaaagggagggggagggaacgGGACAGTTAAGAATAATGGAGGGTCAAAGCATGGAGGTGCAGGGTTAAAAATtcaacctctctcttctctgaccTCTCACAAGTTCAAAAAGACCGTTGCCACACCCATCAGCACAGAGCTGGCCTCTGACAGGCCAGGCAAGGCCCAGGCCACGCCAATGTCTCGGCGCAAGGCCATGGTGAACCGCGAGAAGCGCTTCACGTTTGTCCTGGCTGT
This window harbors:
- the LOC115203905 gene encoding alpha-2B adrenergic receptor, which produces MAMTPDITCLSGPGVNLNISFTSGPTPCNQTVLRTPPYSPEATALFATAITLMMILTIVGNILVIIAVLTSRSLRGPQNLFLVSLAAADILVATLIIPFSLANELQGYWAFRSLWCEIYLALDVLFCTSSIAHLCAISLDRYLSISRPVSYGAQRTPARIKAAIVVVWLLSAAISFPPLLSLDKSEGGVEVCELNNERWYILYSTIGSFFAPCLIMIGVYIRIYQIAKQHTRCPPGEKPNPNKTPDNASSNTTAHAPGPVITPQPKPLSQLQHNRGDGGKADGQSKDAVPLKSLPVSSPSSPPHQSETQAKTPTGPQIEPQLQTQPSSPTPLPTSPQPPSPTIALSPTLPLADSQPEETHRQGERQEERQRNTTNDDSFSSGSEAEAEMSGKGKGGGGNGTVKNNGGSKHGGAGLKIQPLSSLTSHKFKKTVATPISTELASDRPGKAQATPMSRRKAMVNREKRFTFVLAVVIGVFVICWFPFFFSYSLKAICPKTCSLPDPLFKFFFWIGYCNSCLNPVIYTIFNQDFRKAFKKILCRDTKGTNV